The region CCAGCTCGATGCCGTCCATCTCCGGCATGACGATGTCCGTCAGGAGGAGTTCGAACGGCTCTTCGCGCAGGCGGTTATAGGCCGAAAGGCCGTTGTCGAACGAGGCCACGTCGTAGCCTGCATTCTCCAGCGCCTTCACGAGGAAGCGGCGCATGTCGTTATCGTCTTCGGCAAGAAGAATCTTCATCGGTTGCCAGTCCCGAATCGTGGCGGTTTGACTCGCTCCTTGATGAGGGATCGATGGTAAACAAGCCGTGAAAGTACGACGCAGCCTTGCTACGATATTGTCATGGACAGGCGGCGGAGCTGCCTTACACTAGCGCCAAGACCTGCTTCTTTTC is a window of Microvirga lotononidis DNA encoding:
- the cpdR gene encoding cell cycle two-component system response regulator CpdR — protein: MKILLAEDDNDMRRFLVKALENAGYDVASFDNGLSAYNRLREEPFELLLTDIVMPEMDGIELARKATELDPEIKVMFITGFAAVALNPDSQAPRDAKVLSKPFHLRDLVTEVDKMMAA